A stretch of the Planktothricoides raciborskii GIHE-MW2 genome encodes the following:
- a CDS encoding zinc ribbon domain-containing protein, with translation MAYLCNLGTGQQVYLENQGTQTIVTIMSGGPGQQQQASSGFSTGPWTEPPTVFRKDNAVILRINTETGQHFVQLQGSSMGVMSQSPSLSNAQQLQVQQTSSSVSGQQPMQPMQPMQPMQPMQPMQPMQPMQPMQPMQPMQPMQPMKMGDMEMSMNPMQMRMGNMEMSMGKSSDLSSGSGRHFCTQCGNPVQPSDRFCASCGNRLV, from the coding sequence ATGGCTTATTTATGCAACCTGGGAACCGGGCAACAGGTTTATCTGGAAAATCAAGGAACACAAACCATCGTCACAATTATGAGTGGTGGGCCCGGTCAACAACAGCAAGCGAGTAGTGGTTTCTCCACAGGTCCGTGGACTGAACCGCCAACGGTGTTCCGCAAGGACAATGCCGTAATTCTGCGGATTAATACTGAAACGGGGCAACATTTTGTCCAACTTCAAGGCAGTAGTATGGGCGTGATGAGTCAGAGTCCTTCTCTGTCCAACGCTCAACAGCTACAAGTTCAGCAAACATCTTCTTCGGTATCCGGTCAGCAGCCCATGCAGCCTATGCAGCCCATGCAGCCTATGCAGCCCATGCAGCCCATGCAGCCCATGCAGCCCATGCAGCCTATGCAGCCTATGCAGCCTATGCAGCCCATGCAGCCGATGAAAATGGGGGATATGGAAATGTCTATGAACCCTATGCAAATGCGGATGGGGAACATGGAAATGAGTATGGGTAAATCTTCTGATTTATCATCCGGATCCGGTCGGCATTTTTGTACCCAATGTGGGAATCCGGTACAACCGAGCGATCGCTTCTGTGCCAGTTGTGGAAATCGTTTGGTGTGA
- a CDS encoding DUF2126 domain-containing protein — MSIQVALNHQKLYRFERPIILGPHILRLHPIPYGRTQIQSYALKITPEDYSIHWRRDVNYNLISKLNFPNKTDIFKIEVDLILELKTLNPFDFLIDDYAVEYPFNYTKKLRRELRAYLPIEERSRLLMEWINKLDKSPQFTTNFILSIAQKIHEEITYAVRLEEGIQSCKTTLKKKTGSCRDTAWLLVQVFRHLGLAARFVSGYLIQLAADQKPLDGPAGPENDMADLHAWAEVYLPGAGWIGLDPTSGMLAAEGHIPLACSATPAMAAPIAGTIEPCESQLDFSIAVSRIKETPRMTKPYTQEQWSAIANLGEAVEQQLTLANVGLTMGGEPTFISIDDYHSTEWQVGALGEEKRRLAGILLQRLRDRFSTGGLLYYGMGKWYPGEALPRWALGCYWRCDRMPIWRNFELCAADNQDYGYGIQEAEKFIHHLVKYLGVSSQNITPAYDGNGELQAYILPLLWGEKEGEEQWISCPWQVEPKFTLIGGESPAGLRLPFQSIQWADPEDIQWEVLVKPEQQSQPLGDIFARVTGRYAEKQSTVSAKPNSIKVALGVEVRQGIVYIFIPPISAAENYLDLIACVENTAVELELKVKIEGYTPPCDRRLQGFQITPDPGVIEVNIHPAQNWSELVNITNILYEEARLTRLGTEKYTFDGRTVSTGGGSHITIGGATPSESPLLRRPDLLKSLISFWQNHPSLSYLFSGEFVGPTSQSPRVDEARNDTLYELEIAFTQLEQSENIEPLLVDRLLRNFLIDISGNTHRSAFCIDKLYPVENPRLQLGLLEFRSITMSPHPQMSLAVNLLIRALVAEFWQHPYKNRLVRWGTMLHDKFFLPHYIAQDFKDVISQLQQAGYPFEFAWYEPFFEFRFPRYGEINQDGIQLELRHALELWPVLGEEVNNGRTARYVDSSMERIQVLLTGATQGRHLVICNGYPVPLQSTGVQGEFVGGVRYRARQLGSSLHPAIAPHWPLVFDIVDTWVERSIGGCMLYCHDPNGTLWTNFPINDREAQGRLTSRFVPHGHTPNHIKVPPVQISPEFPCNLDLRRVGLGLLS; from the coding sequence ATGTCAATTCAAGTTGCTCTCAATCATCAAAAATTATACAGATTTGAACGTCCGATTATCTTAGGGCCGCATATTCTTCGCCTACACCCCATACCCTACGGGCGGACTCAAATTCAAAGTTATGCATTAAAAATTACTCCCGAAGATTATTCGATTCACTGGCGGAGAGATGTTAATTATAATCTGATTTCTAAGTTAAACTTTCCTAATAAAACTGATATTTTTAAAATTGAAGTAGATTTGATACTTGAACTGAAAACTCTCAATCCTTTTGATTTTTTGATTGATGATTACGCCGTGGAGTATCCGTTTAACTATACCAAGAAATTACGCCGAGAATTACGAGCTTATTTACCCATCGAAGAACGTAGCCGTTTATTGATGGAGTGGATTAATAAACTGGATAAATCACCCCAGTTTACCACCAATTTTATTTTATCCATTGCCCAGAAAATCCACGAAGAAATTACTTATGCCGTGCGCTTAGAAGAAGGGATTCAATCCTGTAAGACTACGTTAAAGAAAAAAACCGGGTCTTGTCGGGATACCGCCTGGTTGTTAGTGCAAGTTTTCCGTCATTTAGGGTTAGCGGCTCGATTTGTGTCCGGTTATTTGATCCAATTGGCGGCAGATCAAAAACCTTTGGATGGTCCAGCAGGTCCAGAAAATGATATGGCGGATTTACACGCTTGGGCGGAAGTTTACCTCCCTGGGGCTGGTTGGATCGGTTTAGACCCGACTTCGGGAATGTTGGCGGCTGAGGGGCATATTCCTCTGGCTTGTTCTGCTACTCCGGCAATGGCGGCACCGATCGCGGGTACGATTGAACCTTGCGAGAGTCAATTGGATTTTTCGATCGCGGTTTCTCGGATTAAAGAAACGCCGAGAATGACTAAACCTTATACCCAGGAACAATGGTCAGCGATCGCGAATTTAGGAGAGGCCGTCGAGCAACAACTCACTCTTGCAAATGTGGGCTTAACAATGGGAGGAGAACCCACATTTATTTCCATTGATGACTATCATTCAACGGAATGGCAAGTCGGGGCTTTGGGGGAAGAAAAACGCCGTCTGGCAGGAATTTTGCTCCAACGATTGCGCGATCGCTTTTCTACGGGCGGACTACTTTATTATGGCATGGGTAAATGGTATCCGGGAGAAGCCTTACCCCGTTGGGCATTAGGTTGTTATTGGCGGTGCGATCGAATGCCGATTTGGCGAAATTTTGAGTTATGCGCGGCGGATAATCAGGATTATGGCTATGGCATCCAAGAGGCGGAAAAATTTATTCATCATTTAGTTAAATATTTGGGAGTGAGTTCACAGAATATTACCCCAGCTTATGACGGAAATGGTGAGTTACAGGCTTATATTTTACCGTTATTATGGGGCGAGAAAGAGGGGGAAGAACAATGGATTAGTTGCCCGTGGCAAGTCGAGCCTAAGTTTACTTTAATCGGCGGAGAGTCTCCAGCGGGATTACGGTTGCCCTTCCAATCAATTCAGTGGGCAGATCCAGAAGATATCCAGTGGGAAGTGTTGGTGAAACCTGAGCAACAAAGTCAACCTTTGGGGGATATTTTTGCCCGTGTCACAGGGCGATATGCCGAAAAACAATCGACAGTTTCGGCAAAACCGAATAGTATTAAAGTCGCCCTAGGGGTAGAAGTTCGCCAAGGGATAGTTTATATCTTTATTCCGCCCATTAGTGCCGCCGAAAATTATCTGGATTTAATCGCTTGTGTGGAAAATACGGCGGTAGAACTTGAGTTAAAAGTGAAAATAGAAGGATATACTCCCCCGTGCGATCGCCGCTTACAGGGATTTCAAATTACCCCAGACCCAGGGGTGATTGAAGTGAATATTCATCCGGCCCAAAATTGGTCAGAATTGGTGAATATTACCAACATTCTTTATGAAGAAGCCAGACTGACTCGCTTAGGAACCGAAAAATATACCTTCGATGGCCGAACCGTGAGCACGGGTGGTGGTTCTCATATTACCATAGGCGGGGCGACCCCCAGCGAAAGTCCGTTATTGCGTCGGCCAGATTTGCTGAAAAGTTTGATTAGTTTCTGGCAAAATCATCCCAGTCTGTCTTATTTATTTTCCGGGGAATTTGTCGGACCTACCAGTCAATCGCCGCGAGTGGATGAAGCCCGTAACGATACTTTATATGAGTTAGAAATTGCTTTTACCCAGCTAGAACAAAGTGAAAATATTGAACCTTTGTTAGTCGATCGCCTCCTGCGGAATTTCCTGATTGATATTAGTGGCAACACCCATCGTTCCGCCTTTTGTATTGACAAATTATATCCCGTAGAAAATCCTCGACTTCAGTTAGGATTATTGGAGTTTCGCAGTATCACCATGTCGCCCCATCCCCAGATGAGTTTAGCGGTGAATTTATTAATTCGGGCATTGGTGGCTGAGTTTTGGCAGCATCCTTATAAAAACCGTTTGGTTCGTTGGGGGACAATGCTCCATGATAAGTTTTTTCTGCCCCATTATATTGCCCAGGATTTTAAAGATGTCATTAGTCAATTACAACAGGCAGGCTATCCATTTGAATTTGCCTGGTATGAACCATTTTTTGAGTTTCGCTTTCCTCGGTATGGGGAAATTAATCAAGACGGGATTCAGTTAGAGTTGCGTCATGCTTTGGAACTTTGGCCGGTGTTAGGAGAAGAGGTAAATAATGGCCGAACAGCGCGATATGTGGATTCGTCAATGGAACGAATTCAAGTATTATTAACTGGGGCAACACAAGGACGGCATCTTGTCATTTGTAATGGTTATCCAGTGCCATTACAGTCCACAGGAGTGCAGGGAGAATTTGTGGGCGGAGTCCGATATCGGGCTCGACAACTTGGTTCGAGTTTACATCCCGCGATCGCACCTCATTGGCCCTTAGTTTTTGACATTGTGGATACTTGGGTAGAACGTTCTATTGGTGGTTGTATGCTTTATTGTCACGATCCCAATGGCACACTCTGGACAAATTTTCCGATCAATGATCGGGAAGCCCAAGGACGTTTAACCAGTCGGTTTGTCCCTCATGGTCATACGCCAAATCACATCAAAGTCCCCCCAGTGCAAATCAGTCCAGAATTTCCTTGTAATTTAGATTTGCGTCGAGTTGGTTTAGGGCTTTTGTCTTAG
- a CDS encoding DUF4278 domain-containing protein, giving the protein MKLSYRGLNYSNDDPPSIDMIEDSGGLYRGCQWQVRYPRHVPVTQPSNLLKYRGLAYVSHSPTETKVVEATPATVPTVVTTVKKTGVLSNRKYDQRDIATILQDMEKIHRANICRSLERRMNIAQAKGDQKLMVLLQQECQDLACALF; this is encoded by the coding sequence ATGAAACTTAGCTATCGTGGCCTGAATTACAGTAATGACGATCCTCCAAGCATTGATATGATAGAAGATTCCGGAGGTTTATATCGGGGTTGCCAGTGGCAAGTTCGCTATCCTCGCCATGTTCCGGTGACTCAACCGAGTAACTTACTCAAGTATCGCGGCCTAGCTTATGTGAGTCATAGCCCGACAGAAACCAAAGTAGTCGAGGCCACACCCGCAACGGTTCCCACCGTCGTCACAACCGTAAAAAAAACAGGTGTTTTGTCGAACCGCAAATACGACCAACGCGACATAGCAACGATCTTGCAGGATATGGAGAAGATTCACCGGGCTAATATTTGCCGGAGTCTAGAACGACGGATGAATATCGCTCAAGCCAAAGGAGATCAAAAACTCATGGTTCTGCTGCAACAAGAATGTCAAGATTTGGCTTGTGCCTTATTTTAA